A window of Zingiber officinale cultivar Zhangliang chromosome 5A, Zo_v1.1, whole genome shotgun sequence contains these coding sequences:
- the LOC121982571 gene encoding transcription factor LAF1-like — MGCNMCEKPKVTNKKGLWSPDEDQKLKDYILKHGHGCWTAVALRAGLQRNGKSCRLRWMNYLRPGLKRCAFTAEEESTVMKLHAVMGNKWSQIAMHLPGRTDNEVKNHWNTYLRKKLPKVDNRKPNRVPDENKSPIPVSESNQQLPLPKLLFADWIPIFGDNGSSNLEGGGTSHVRTESSSNSQVLSPELSQPDGVLGWQDSGICGGLQPVEQISDVNFHDLFALTEEAYTHFEFNQALLF, encoded by the exons ATGGGGTGCAATATGTGTGAGAAGCCAAAGGTGACCAACAAGAAGGGCTTGTGGTCTCCTGATGAGGACCAGAAGCTGAAGGACTACATCCTCAAGCATGGCCATGGCTGCTGGACAGCAGTAGCCCTCAGAGCTG GCCTGCAAAGAAATGGGAAGAGCTGCAGATTGAGGTGGATGAATTACCTGAGGCCAGGGCTCAAAcgctgtgctttcactgctgaaGAAGAGTCGACTGTTATGAAACTCCATGCCGTAATGGGCAACAA GTGGTCTCAGATAGCAATGCATCTGCCCGGAAGAACTGACAACGAAGTGAAGAACCACTGGAACACCTATCTCAGGAAGAAACTCCCCAAGGTCGACAACCGAAAGCCGAACCGAGTACCGGATGAGAACAAGAGCCCAATTCCAGTTTCAGAATCCAACCAGCAGCTTCCCCTCCCCAAACTTCTTTTTGCAGACTGGATACCGATTTTCGGCGACAATGGCTCATCGAATTTGGAAGGTGGGGGGACGAGTCATGTTCGAACAGAATCGAGCTCCAACTCGCAAGTCTTGAGCCCCGAGCTTTCGCAGCCTGATGGTGTTCTTGGCTGGCAGGACTCAGGCATCTGTGGAGGACTTCAGCCCGTGGAACAAATTTCAGATGTCAATTTCCATGATCTATTTGCTCTGACTGAAGAAGCATACACTCATTTTGAGTTTAATCAAGCACTGCTTTTTTAA